The following proteins are co-located in the Solanum pennellii chromosome 8, SPENNV200 genome:
- the LOC107028144 gene encoding cinnamoyl-CoA reductase-like SNL6: MAPTSPLCCISNTVCVMGSSTQFVSSLIIRLLEKGFTVHAAIQNHSELISICDKKRLKVFCLDLFDYHTIIDALKGCCCLFYSFEPPKDHSATYDEYMTEIEVRAAHNVLEACAQIDTIEKVIFTSSATAIIWGFDDKKSLSIDEKHWSDINFCRKYKLWYALSKTLAERTAWGLAMDRGINMVSINSGLLMDDDLNIKNPYLKGAKEMYENGVLVSVDVDFLVYAHICVYEDVSSCGRYLCFNHIINTINDAINLANNFNLSPLPSSPPSFEKDTKIIQQRISNKKLNKIMIKKIDDI; the protein is encoded by the exons atggcTCCAACTAGTCCTTTATGTTGCATCTCCAACACTGTTTGTGTTATGGGTTCTTCTACTCAGTTCGTCTCAAGCTTGATTATTCGACTACTTGAAAAGGGCTTCACCGTCCATGCTGCTATTCAAAATCata GTGAGTTGATATCAATATGTGACAAGAAAAGATTGAAGGTTTTTTGTTTGGATCTTTTTGATTACCATACCATAATTGATGCTTTGAAAGGGTGTTGTTGTCTTTTTTACTCCTTTGAGCCCCCAAAGGACCACTCAGCTACTTATGAT GAATATATGACAGAAATAGAGGTAAGGGCAGCACACAATGTATTGGAAgcatgtgcacaaatagacacaaTAGAAAAAGTTATATTCACTTCCTCAGCAACTGCAATTATTTGGGGATTTGATGATAAAAAATCTTTATCTATTGATGAAAAACATTGGAGTGACATCAATTTTTGTCGTAAATACAag TTATGGTATGCTTTATCAAAAACACTAGCAGAGAGAACAGCATGGGGTTTAGCTATGGATAGAGGCATAAACATGGTGTCAATAAACTCAGGATTATTAATGGATGAtgatttaaacataaaaaatcctTATCTAAAAGGAGCTAAAGAGATGTATGAAAATGGAGTTCTTGTGAGTGTTGATGTTGATTTCTTGGTGTATGCACATATTTGTGTCTATGAGGATGTGTCAAGCTGTGGAAGATATTTGTGTTTTAATCACATCATTAATACAATTAATGATGCTATTAATCTTGCCAACAACTTCAACTTATCccctttgccttcttctcctccaag TTTTGAGAAGGATACAAAGATAATCCAACAAAGGATAAGCAACAAGAAATTGAACAAAATCATGATCAAGAAGATTGACGATATCTAA